A genomic window from Prunus persica cultivar Lovell chromosome G2, Prunus_persica_NCBIv2, whole genome shotgun sequence includes:
- the LOC18785722 gene encoding transcription factor bHLH120 codes for MDVGMFNNINTGGQQRKSSLALTLDSAENQDKSNDDGKKKMMHREIEKKRRQEMAALYASLRSVLPLEYIKGKRSLAEHMNEAVNYIKHLQTRIKVLGRRRDELKIGTSSLPSLSASSSTSSTSPRVAVHPCFGGVEIVISRGGSVEQGLVLSRLLKILLGQGLTVISCATTQVNGRLVYTIQSEVSDPAWGDFSGLQQILTESLTRFSN; via the exons ATGGATGTCGGCATGTTCAATAACATTAATACCGGAGGCCAGCAGAGAAAATCATCATTAGCATTGACTTTAGACAGTGCAGAAAATCAAGACAAGTCTAATGATgatggaaaaaagaagatgatgcacagagaaattgaaaagaagcGAAGGCAAGAAATGGCCGCCCTTTATGCATCACTTAGATCCGTACTCCCTCTCGAATATATCAAG GGAAAGCGTTCGTTGGCGGAACATATGAACGAAGCTGTGAATTATATCAAACACCTACAAACGAGGATCAAAGTACTTGGCCGCCGAAGAGATGAGCTAAAGATCGGGACGTCTTCGTTGCCCAGTTTGAGTGCTAGCTCATCAACTTCTTCAACAAGTCCTCGAGTTGCAGTGCACCCTTGCTTTGGTGGCGTTGAGATTGTGATAAGTAGGGGTGGCTCTGTGGAGCAAGGTTTGGTCCTATCAAGATTGCTAAAAATACTGCTTGGACAAGGGCTTACTGTAATCAGCTGTGCTACCACCCAAGTTAACGGAAGGCTTGTCTACACCATCCAATCTGAG GTTAGCGATCCGGCGTGGGGAGACTTTTCTGGATTGCAGCAGATTCTGACTGAATCATTGACTAGATTTTCTAATTAA